Proteins encoded by one window of Methanobacterium bryantii:
- a CDS encoding tautomerase family protein, giving the protein MQDPETKTDNVTLIEITMFQGRSLAAKKELYKAITENLAQNPGINDDDIIIAVHEPSLENWEVKGGKPASEVDLGFEIKV; this is encoded by the coding sequence TTGCAGGATCCAGAAACTAAAACAGACAACGTAACCTTAATTGAAATAACCATGTTCCAGGGAAGATCACTTGCTGCTAAAAAAGAACTTTACAAAGCTATAACTGAAAATTTAGCTCAAAATCCAGGGATAAATGACGATGACATTATAATTGCCGTACATGAGCCGTCTCTAGAAAATTGGGAAGTTAAAGGTGGCAAGCCAGCTAGCGAAGTTGATTTAGGGTTTGAAATTAAAGTCTAA